A single window of Ptychodera flava strain L36383 chromosome 3 unlocalized genomic scaffold, AS_Pfla_20210202 Scaffold_25__1_contigs__length_14229661_pilon, whole genome shotgun sequence DNA harbors:
- the LOC139125213 gene encoding early endosome antigen 1-like, with protein MAAIEDTETALKRANELKKAYLECKEVDESYARFAALFTDEKEPSEDLAVTIELNTQPWKQRLKELREQREMVSRQRPDDQTTLDALTQAMQEVNESLLRCKQALKRKADQVIEDESEQLKRLCCDANVGVHQAKKVAKGSLGMLLNFLSILGLYRFKSSVQTGRFAELYEPWLITDEMREIAAKVNLPLKLQVTYDKKKFDELDAFFVKRGGSISDSMRHSDGGKEYRFVNQPQSSLLVEQQSPPFKKANTDIEEKIPLARRLVLFKHEPVLQSQRLTTQCLPKILNIGNSADIKHITSDVIQAPVEITERIRLILSAKQEILSLFGIRAFLVTDSEDGELPTEALGAQFEIHGTTVSAISTTHRSLLVRGLLLFDISHSKREKEKSQKEQHKKTLKELDKAIKEVKYLKDELDNTLKERNEVEKQWEKAEQEAKLFKTQLDQVKEGKSVSDKLSQERLEELDKVEKIASEKVIEITSLKKKIQNLETKLAQSSDLMTKMRAQLSNAETELGQSKDLVTKMQAKLSDAENKALESDTLRDQLDKTKKEVAQLIDQLEIAVQKKDEIQEELDRERKGTSLPQAAGTETSKLEKDVKEDSDSGGVFSRLRKFVTGDSGPKPIGTKAILVRN; from the exons ATGGCAGCAATAGAAGATACTGAAACAGCACTGAAACGGGCCAATGAACTGAAGAAAGCATACTTAGAGTGTAAAGAGGTTGACGAGAGCTATGCTAGATTTGCTGCTTTATTTACAGACGAGAAGGAACCGAGTGAAG ACCTTGCTGTCACCATTGAACTGAACACACAACCATGGAAACAGCGCTTGAAAGAGCTAAGAGAACAACGAGAAATGGTGTCAAGGCAACGACCAGATGATCAGACTACACTTGATGCACTGACACAGGCTATGCAGGAAGTAAATGAAAGTCTCCTGAGGTGCAAACAAGCCTTAAAGAGAAAAGCTGATCAGGTGATAGAAGATGAGAGTGAGCAGCTGAAGAGACTCTGCTGTGATGCAAATGTTGGAGTGCATCAGGCGAAAAAGGTCGCAAAGGGATCTCTTGGAATGTTGCTTAACTTCCTCAGTATTTTAGGTCTTTACAGATTCAAGTCAAGTGTTCAGACTGGGAGATTTGCTGAGTTATACGAACCATGGTTGATAACAGATGAGATGAGAGAGATAGCTGCTAAAGTGAACTTACCTCTGAAACTACAGGTCACATATGACAAGAAGAAGTTTGATGAACTTGACGCTTTCTTTGTTAAAC GGGGCGGAAGCATATCTGACTCCATGAGGCATAGTGATGGTGGAAAGGAATACAGATTTGTAAATCAACCCCAGTCAAGCCTCCTG GTGGAACAACAATCTCCACCCTTCAAGAAAGCAAACACTGACATTGAGGAGAAGATTCCACTAG CCAGGAGACTGGTACTTTTCAAACACGAGCCGGTACTGCAGAGTCAGCGACTGACAACTCAGTGCTTGCCAAAAATTCTAAATATTGGTAACTCGGCAGACATCAAACACATAACTTCTGATGTCATTCAAGCACCAGTGGAAATAACAGAAAGGATCCGGCTTATCCTGTCAGCTAAGCAGGAGATACTTTCTTTGTTTGGAATTAGGGCATTTCTGGTCACTGACAGTGAAGATGGGGAACTGCCAACAGAAG CCCTAGGAGCACAGTTTGAAATACATGGCACTACAGTTTCAGCAATATCAACTACACATAGAAGTTTACTTGTTAGAGGCTTATTGCTGTTTGATATCAGTCACTCAAAA AGAGAGAAGGAAAAGTCGCAGAAAGAACAGCATAAGAAAACACTGAAGGAGTTAGATAAAGCTATTAAGGAAGTGAAGTATCTGAAAGATGAGTTAGATAACACTTTGAAGGAAAGGAATGAGGTAGAAAAGCAATGGGAAAAAGCTGAGCAAGAAGCCAAGCTTTTTAAAACTCAGCTAGATCAAGTGAAAGAAGGAAAGTCAGTGTCAGATAAACTGAGTCAGGAAAGACTTGAAGAGTTAGATAAGGTTGAGAAAATAGCATCAGAGAaagtcattgaaataacatctcttaaaaagaaaatacagaaTCTAGAAACAAAACTTGCTCAAAGCAGTGATTTAATGACAAAAATGCGGGCACAACTGTCAAATGCAGAAACAGAACTTGGTCAAAGCAAGGATCTAGTGACTAAGATGCAGGCAAAACTGTCAGATGCAGAAAATAAGGCTTTAGAAAGTGACACACTGAGAGATCAATTagacaaaacaaagaaagaagtTGCACAACTGATAGACCAGTTAGAGATAGCTGTACAGAAAAAAGATGAAATACAAGAGGAGCTTGACAGAGAGAGGAAAGGGACAAGTCTACCACAGGCTGCAGGTACAGAGACAAGTAAACTAGAAAAGGATGTGAAAG AAGACAGTGATTCTGGTGGTGTGTTCAGCAGACTTAGAAAGTTTGTCACTGGAGATTCAG GACCAAAGCCGATTGGAACCAAAGCTATTTTGGTAAGAAATTGA
- the LOC139125211 gene encoding uncharacterized protein → MEPAKVEEKGDVLGVLVICDKWDIERYGFAEFHRNLMQIVARKKGVGGKFYATILDVTISETQQEDAEKAGITLIPARRAEDLDPEDDPINIRWLSYPAGYYPELKDLRHIQYVIGYAPMTAKAAAIVRKNLFPQAKLYQINAVHPDLHATMTSPAQIKLERDMLDIAKKADAMVSIGPSMYSYFENAYRAIPDRTIPHIEILPKVGECFQKQTIKLQRNIPQHVILSYGELDCHANIMKDYGNIASALGKVATAQKDVNSHSLKWNILDVPTESIEKTEKDLKELTLCDFELVKVKPTTTISQLLIIFDNLTSVSLVHVIPTSPFTV, encoded by the exons ATGGAACCTGCAAAAGTCGAAGAGAAG GGAGATGTACTAGGAGTCCTGGTCATATGTGATAAATGGGACATTGAGAGATATGGTTTTgctgaatttcacagaaatctaATGCAAATTGTAGCTAGAAAAAAGGGCGTAGGCGGTAAGTTCTATGCCACCATACTTGATGTCACCATAAGTGAAACTCAGCAGGAAGATGCAGAAAAGGCTGGTATTACTTTGATCCCTGCCAGAAGAGCTGAAGACCTTGATCCTGAGGATGATCCAATAAACATCCGTTGGTTGTCTTACCCAGCTGGTTACTACCCTGAACTAAAAGATCTAAGGCACATCCAATATGTGATTGGTTATGCTCCAATGACGGCTAAAGCTGCTGCTATTGTCCGCAAAAATCTGTTTCCCCAAGCCAAGCTGTACCAGATAAATGCCGTTCATCCTGATTTACATGCCACTATGACTAGTCCAGCACAAATTAAACTGGAAAGGGACATGCTGGACATTGCTAAGAAAGCCGATGCAATGGTGTCCATTGGTCCTAGCATGTATAGTTACTTTGAAAATGCATACAGAGCAATTCCTGACAGGACAATTCCACATATTGAAATTCTGCCAAAAGTTGGAGAATGTTTCCAGAAACAAACTATCAAACTTCAGAGAAATATTCCACAGCATGTCATATTGTCGTATGGAGAACTAGACTGCCACGCTAATATAATGAAAGACTACGGCAATATTGCCTCCGCACTTGGTAAGGTTGCAACAGCTCAGAAAGACGTAAACAGTCATTCCCTTAAATGGAATATCCTGGACGTTCCAACAGAGTCCATTGAGAAAACGGAAAAGGACCTGAAAGAGTTAACTCTCTGTGACTTCGAATTAGTTAAAGTTAAGCCAACAACTACCATCAGTCAACTGTTAATCATCTTCGACAATCTCACCTCTGTGTCCTTGGTTCACGTCATTCCGACTTCGCCTTTCACGGTTTAG